One Lysinibacillus fusiformis genomic window carries:
- a CDS encoding response regulator transcription factor — translation MTKLLVVDDDDHIRELVKVFLLNEGLDVVEAVDGVDALSKLDTEKVDMVIMDIMMPNMDGWALCKEIRQYNNDLPILMLTAKGETAQKVKGFNLGTDDYLVKPFEPAELIVRVKSILKRYRISLSQTVEIGNVWMNRNTYELVYGGESITLRLKEFDLLFTLASYAGKTFSREQLIEEIWGFDYEGDERTVDVHIRRLRERFPEETSGFTIRTIRGLGYRLELQS, via the coding sequence ATGACAAAACTATTAGTTGTGGATGATGATGATCATATTAGAGAACTAGTAAAAGTATTTTTACTCAATGAAGGCTTAGATGTTGTAGAAGCTGTGGACGGTGTGGATGCACTGTCCAAGCTTGACACCGAAAAAGTGGATATGGTCATCATGGATATTATGATGCCGAATATGGACGGTTGGGCATTATGTAAGGAAATACGACAATATAATAACGATTTACCCATCTTGATGCTGACCGCAAAGGGAGAAACCGCCCAGAAGGTAAAAGGATTTAACCTTGGCACAGATGATTACCTCGTAAAGCCCTTTGAGCCAGCCGAGTTAATCGTACGCGTGAAATCTATTCTAAAGCGCTATCGTATTTCCTTATCGCAAACTGTGGAAATCGGCAACGTTTGGATGAATCGCAATACGTATGAGCTCGTGTATGGTGGCGAAAGTATTACGCTACGCTTAAAGGAATTCGATCTGTTATTTACGTTAGCAAGTTACGCTGGGAAGACATTTTCTCGCGAACAGTTAATCGAAGAGATTTGGGGATTTGACTATGAGGGGGATGAACGCACAGTGGATGTCCATATCAGAAGACTGCGCGAGCGGTTCCCCGAAGAAACAAGTGGATTTACCATACGTACGATTCGTGGTCTAGGTTATCGATTGGAACTGCAATCATGA
- a CDS encoding GNAT family N-acetyltransferase, producing MKKVNAETIPPSISKLLSLATSQHKVEQEYEKYVTSLNRTLYSFDIAGEMVGCIGIEQISLFACEIKHIAVLAHQRGHGIGSKMIHYISEKYSLISAETDHEAVEFYRNCGFMITSLGEKYPGVERFLCEYKKPIIIT from the coding sequence ATGAAAAAAGTTAATGCCGAAACAATTCCTCCTTCCATAAGCAAGCTGCTATCTCTTGCGACCTCACAACATAAAGTTGAACAAGAATATGAAAAATATGTAACTTCATTAAATCGAACATTATATAGTTTTGACATTGCAGGGGAAATGGTTGGGTGTATAGGGATTGAACAAATTAGTTTATTTGCGTGTGAAATTAAACATATTGCAGTATTAGCCCATCAAAGAGGACATGGTATTGGCAGCAAAATGATCCATTATATTTCTGAAAAATATTCACTGATTTCTGCAGAGACAGATCATGAGGCTGTTGAATTCTATCGAAACTGCGGTTTTATGATAACGAGTCTAGGAGAGAAGTATCCGGGTGTAGAACGATTTCTATGTGAATATAAAAAACCAATAATTATTACCTAG
- a CDS encoding HAMP domain-containing sensor histidine kinase, producing the protein MKNWKFVVKLIMVLTVFLLANLLFAFIAFHVTAWIYSWLDRHPHGFWQQLNTVIGVFVLFACTAAVIFLLGLKKQRNYWDTIVDAIGRIAKGDFSVKLDIKSDEDNDHFGQLISGINHMAVELGELERMRQEFISNVSHEIQSPLTSINGFAKALKNMNLSEEKRHHYLEIIEMESHRLSKISDNLLKLTSLESQHHPFEPKLYRLDKQIRNVVLSLEPNWLEKNIDMDIQLKNLSIMADEDLMNQVWMNLLSNSIKFTPHDGQICISMTSQQDLVTVVIADNGIGLTEEQQKHVFERFYKADQSRVAKNGGSGLGLSIVKKILDMHHGNITVQSKLAEHTTFTISLPLEGIK; encoded by the coding sequence ATGAAAAATTGGAAATTTGTAGTCAAGCTGATTATGGTACTGACCGTCTTTCTTTTGGCCAATCTATTATTTGCGTTTATTGCTTTTCATGTAACAGCATGGATTTATAGTTGGTTAGATCGACACCCCCATGGATTTTGGCAGCAATTAAATACCGTCATCGGAGTTTTTGTGCTCTTTGCCTGCACCGCCGCCGTCATTTTTTTACTTGGTTTAAAAAAGCAACGGAATTATTGGGACACAATTGTCGATGCTATAGGGCGTATTGCCAAAGGGGATTTCAGTGTAAAATTAGATATAAAGTCGGATGAGGATAACGATCATTTCGGACAACTCATTAGCGGTATCAATCATATGGCGGTTGAGTTAGGTGAATTAGAACGAATGCGTCAAGAATTTATCTCGAATGTATCTCATGAAATTCAATCGCCTCTGACCTCTATAAATGGCTTTGCCAAGGCATTGAAAAACATGAACTTATCAGAAGAAAAACGACATCACTATTTAGAAATTATCGAAATGGAAAGTCATCGCTTATCAAAAATTAGTGATAATTTACTAAAGCTCACTTCTTTAGAATCTCAGCACCATCCATTTGAACCGAAGCTTTATCGACTCGATAAGCAAATACGAAATGTTGTATTATCGCTAGAACCTAATTGGCTAGAGAAAAATATTGACATGGATATTCAATTGAAAAATCTTTCAATCATGGCGGATGAGGACTTAATGAATCAGGTATGGATGAATTTATTGAGCAACAGCATTAAATTCACACCGCATGACGGCCAGATTTGCATTTCGATGACTTCACAACAGGATCTGGTGACCGTTGTTATTGCTGATAATGGCATCGGGTTAACGGAAGAACAACAAAAGCATGTTTTTGAACGTTTTTATAAAGCAGATCAATCTCGGGTTGCTAAAAATGGCGGCAGCGGTCTCGGATTATCCATTGTAAAAAAAATACTCGATATGCATCACGGTAACATCACGGTTCAAAGTAAGCTTGCCGAACATACAACATTTACTATTTCATTGCCCCTTGAAGGTATAAAATAA
- a CDS encoding GNAT family N-acetyltransferase, whose amino-acid sequence MDLSIVNVTDRLLRIMTNAENEAELSKYKVLQPVHLLIACLGEKGGALGEITLKCTLDVTFLRTLVDGFDSNQNTTKSKFFNVPVTEDVLTILEVAFRYMTRYRQAYMNEGHLLKALMTTNMLDHLVSDENKKIILSLGTTSRDMISHLGNYKFPQVNSNIIRKVNPNDANDLIQFIEHQFSKQWSETIRNALLLDEPSVYIAFDYKGEMVGFAAYDVFENRKCYFGPMGVSESNRVKGIGYSLLHHCLKDMHDIGYEYAIIGGAGPIEFYEKACNAVVIPTAYKD is encoded by the coding sequence TTGGATCTATCCATTGTTAATGTAACAGATCGTCTGCTACGAATAATGACAAACGCAGAAAATGAAGCGGAATTGTCAAAATATAAAGTGTTACAACCTGTTCATTTACTGATTGCTTGTCTGGGTGAAAAGGGCGGAGCACTGGGGGAAATTACATTGAAGTGCACCTTAGATGTGACTTTCTTGAGAACTTTAGTTGATGGTTTTGATTCAAATCAAAATACAACAAAAAGTAAATTTTTTAATGTGCCAGTAACCGAAGATGTGCTAACAATCTTGGAAGTGGCTTTTCGGTACATGACAAGATATAGGCAAGCCTACATGAATGAAGGGCACTTACTCAAAGCATTAATGACGACTAACATGCTTGATCATTTGGTTTCAGATGAAAATAAGAAAATTATATTAAGTCTTGGGACGACCTCCAGAGATATGATTTCGCACCTTGGCAATTATAAATTTCCACAAGTGAATTCGAACATAATTCGTAAAGTTAATCCTAACGATGCAAACGACCTTATTCAATTTATTGAACATCAATTTTCAAAACAATGGTCAGAAACGATTAGAAATGCATTGTTGTTAGATGAACCTTCTGTATATATAGCTTTTGATTATAAGGGTGAAATGGTAGGGTTTGCTGCTTATGATGTATTTGAAAATAGAAAATGTTATTTTGGTCCGATGGGTGTATCAGAATCTAATAGAGTTAAAGGAATCGGATATTCTTTGCTGCATCATTGTTTAAAAGATATGCATGATATTGGCTATGAATATGCGATTATTGGAGGCGCAGGTCCGATAGAATTTTATGAAAAAGCGTGTAATGCAGTTGTAATTCCTACAGCATATAAGGACTGA
- a CDS encoding ABC transporter ATP-binding protein, translating to MKATKKEAKSADWRRFIRLIKQAEPPTLLLIIALFMSLATTGVGFIVPLFTKKLVDGFSLESLDYWQILLLGVAFIAQAIASGLSIYFLNRVGHQVVAKLRDQLWRKLLHLPIPYYDNNDTGETLSRVTNDTAVVKELITEHLANCLTGVISIIGSVIILLFLDWKMTLVMLIAVPVAMIILMLLGKRMFVISKGMQDETAKFTAVLNQVLPETRLVKASNAETIEYQRGKKGITNLFNFGLKEAKIHALISPLISFVLMSVLVAIIGYGGVRVSSGELTAGDMVAFILYLIQIIMPMTQLTMFFTQLQKAMGATERISALLEHEEEDIYEGQQLEAVKDPIHVKNVDFAYGEEAILSAINFTIEPGKVTAIVGPSGGGKTTTFSLLERYYRPTKGVITLGDTPIETFSLHSWRSLIGYVAQESALISGTIRENICYGIGREVPDDELEKVTKMAYADQFIHELPEKFDTEVGERGIKLSGGQRQRIAIARALLRDPQILMLDEATSSLDSKSEIYVQKALDNLMNGRTTVVIAHRLSTVVDADQILFVEKGHITGSGTHESLFETHDMYREFAKQQLRIKE from the coding sequence ATGAAAGCAACAAAAAAGGAAGCTAAATCGGCTGATTGGCGACGTTTTATACGACTTATAAAACAAGCAGAACCCCCTACACTGCTTTTAATCATTGCCTTATTTATGAGTTTAGCGACAACAGGCGTTGGCTTTATCGTACCGTTATTCACGAAAAAATTGGTGGATGGTTTTTCATTAGAATCCCTTGATTATTGGCAAATACTTTTATTAGGTGTCGCATTTATCGCACAGGCCATAGCAAGTGGACTTTCTATCTATTTTTTAAACCGTGTTGGTCATCAGGTTGTCGCAAAATTGAGAGATCAATTATGGAGAAAGCTACTGCACTTACCCATCCCTTACTATGATAATAATGATACAGGTGAGACGTTGAGTCGCGTAACGAATGATACAGCGGTGGTAAAGGAGCTCATTACTGAACATCTTGCGAACTGTTTAACAGGTGTTATTTCCATCATTGGTTCAGTGATTATTCTATTATTCTTAGATTGGAAAATGACATTAGTCATGCTTATTGCTGTTCCTGTTGCGATGATTATTTTGATGTTGTTAGGAAAGCGCATGTTTGTAATTTCAAAAGGGATGCAAGACGAAACGGCGAAATTTACAGCGGTCCTAAATCAAGTATTGCCAGAAACACGTTTAGTGAAGGCTTCTAATGCAGAAACCATTGAATACCAACGTGGTAAAAAAGGTATTACCAATCTCTTTAACTTTGGCTTAAAAGAAGCAAAAATTCATGCACTTATTTCACCTTTAATTTCCTTTGTGCTGATGTCTGTACTCGTTGCGATAATCGGCTATGGTGGTGTGCGTGTCTCTTCTGGCGAGCTCACAGCTGGCGACATGGTGGCGTTTATTTTATATTTAATTCAAATCATTATGCCCATGACGCAATTAACGATGTTCTTCACACAATTGCAAAAAGCGATGGGTGCCACAGAACGAATCAGCGCTTTACTGGAACACGAAGAAGAAGATATTTATGAGGGCCAACAATTAGAAGCCGTAAAGGACCCGATTCATGTGAAAAATGTAGACTTTGCATATGGTGAGGAAGCCATATTGTCTGCTATTAATTTCACCATTGAGCCAGGCAAAGTGACAGCCATTGTTGGACCGAGTGGCGGAGGAAAGACGACGACATTCTCTTTACTCGAACGATACTACCGCCCTACTAAAGGCGTCATTACACTTGGAGATACACCGATTGAAACATTCTCCCTCCATTCTTGGCGAAGTCTAATTGGCTATGTTGCACAGGAAAGTGCACTAATATCCGGAACCATTCGCGAAAATATTTGCTACGGCATCGGCCGAGAAGTGCCTGATGATGAACTTGAGAAAGTAACAAAAATGGCTTATGCCGATCAATTTATTCATGAGCTGCCTGAGAAATTCGATACAGAAGTCGGCGAACGTGGCATTAAACTATCTGGTGGACAACGACAACGGATTGCCATCGCGCGCGCATTATTGCGTGACCCACAAATTTTAATGTTAGATGAAGCAACCTCTAGTCTTGATAGTAAGTCGGAGATTTATGTACAAAAAGCGTTGGATAATTTAATGAATGGCAGAACGACTGTTGTCATTGCCCACCGCCTTTCTACCGTTGTGGATGCCGATCAAATACTATTTGTGGAGAAAGGCCATATTACCGGTAGTGGTACGCATGAATCGTTATTTGAAACACACGACATGTACAGAGAGTTTGCCAAACAGCAATTACGTATTAAAGAGTAA
- a CDS encoding MarR family winged helix-turn-helix transcriptional regulator produces MDKKSLFNQFVTFTTAVHEVTHDLTQNVNIDNVTPVQYKILEYIKVSQPVTPTEISDCQHMSLPNTSRELKKLLEKNLIQKITDTEDRRKQYICLTNDGENMMNDAFACVEARFQQLIQNVSEEDLAEIHHALNVLQSKVFNRQK; encoded by the coding sequence ATGGACAAGAAATCATTATTCAATCAATTTGTCACGTTTACAACTGCCGTTCATGAAGTAACACATGATTTAACACAAAACGTTAACATCGACAACGTTACGCCGGTTCAATATAAAATTCTGGAATATATAAAAGTAAGCCAGCCTGTCACGCCTACTGAAATCAGTGATTGCCAGCATATGTCGTTGCCTAATACAAGCCGTGAGCTCAAGAAACTACTAGAAAAAAATCTAATCCAAAAAATTACTGATACCGAGGACCGCAGAAAACAATATATTTGTCTTACGAATGATGGAGAAAATATGATGAATGACGCTTTTGCCTGTGTTGAAGCACGTTTTCAACAGCTTATACAAAATGTTTCGGAGGAAGATTTAGCGGAAATTCATCATGCATTAAATGTACTACAAAGTAAGGTATTCAATCGTCAAAAATAG
- a CDS encoding NAD(P)H-dependent oxidoreductase, with product MKTLIIYTYPNHKSLNFAFLQEVIKGCNENPYITELQVLDLYEENFNPILEFNEHKRRRDMYRDPKLEKYREQLTWADKIVFVYPIWWGRPPAMLLGYIDQLFAANFAYRDKKGLLPEGLLKGKSVVCVSTMKGPAKYPLLWLNNAHKVLMRKALFNFVGIKKVKFFEFGNMESKKGGQHKKLEKIYQYFSKVAS from the coding sequence ATGAAAACATTAATTATTTACACGTATCCCAATCATAAAAGCTTGAACTTCGCCTTTTTACAGGAGGTCATCAAAGGCTGTAACGAAAATCCGTACATAACCGAATTACAGGTCCTCGATTTATATGAAGAAAATTTTAATCCAATCTTAGAATTTAATGAACATAAGCGTCGCCGTGATATGTATCGTGATCCTAAGCTAGAAAAATATAGAGAACAACTTACATGGGCCGACAAAATTGTCTTTGTGTATCCGATATGGTGGGGCAGACCTCCGGCGATGCTTCTGGGCTATATTGATCAATTATTTGCGGCCAATTTTGCTTACAGAGATAAGAAGGGACTATTACCAGAGGGGCTGCTAAAGGGAAAATCAGTCGTCTGCGTATCTACTATGAAGGGTCCTGCAAAATATCCGCTTTTATGGCTGAATAATGCCCATAAAGTTTTGATGAGAAAGGCTTTATTTAATTTCGTAGGGATTAAGAAAGTGAAGTTCTTTGAATTTGGCAATATGGAGAGTAAAAAAGGAGGTCAACACAAAAAATTAGAAAAAATCTATCAGTATTTTAGCAAAGTAGCTTCCTAG
- a CDS encoding NUDIX domain-containing protein, protein MTIRNSAKAIIISGEGKILLTKNQDNEGYFYLFPGGGQEHGETIPQALVRECVEEIGQEVAMGELLHIRDYIGKNHEHASFDFDVHQVEYYFLCNLIDDRDHTKIPTNPDSHQVGVEWLPIHDLLQYRIYPKELRKCIIQHVNNQKSPIYLGDVN, encoded by the coding sequence ATGACGATTAGAAACTCAGCCAAGGCTATTATCATTAGTGGAGAAGGTAAAATATTATTAACAAAAAATCAGGATAATGAGGGGTATTTTTATCTTTTTCCTGGGGGAGGACAAGAACATGGCGAAACCATTCCACAGGCATTAGTAAGAGAATGTGTGGAAGAAATAGGACAGGAAGTAGCAATGGGTGAGCTACTTCATATTCGGGATTATATAGGAAAAAACCACGAGCATGCTTCCTTTGATTTTGATGTGCACCAAGTTGAGTATTATTTTCTGTGCAACCTAATTGATGACAGGGACCATACCAAAATACCAACAAATCCAGATAGCCATCAGGTTGGGGTAGAATGGTTACCTATTCATGATTTACTGCAATATCGGATCTACCCTAAAGAACTAAGAAAGTGCATAATACAGCATGTTAATAATCAAAAGTCTCCGATTTATTTAGGCGATGTAAATTAA
- a CDS encoding GrpB family protein, whose protein sequence is MRKTEIVTWTKNWEESYNQEAKILKEIFRNELLEIFHIGSTAVQCIGYAKPIIDILIVVKKIENVDVYADKMQSIGYVARAENGIAGRRYFPKGLDKRTHHVHIYQQGHENIEKHLNFKAYLLNNPDIAKEYGNLKIKLANQYPEDTHHYQKSKEAFVNRLVAQSLR, encoded by the coding sequence TTGAGAAAGACTGAAATTGTTACTTGGACAAAAAATTGGGAAGAATCCTACAATCAAGAAGCGAAAATACTGAAAGAGATATTTCGCAATGAATTGCTTGAAATATTTCATATAGGTAGTACAGCAGTTCAATGCATTGGGTACGCAAAACCAATCATAGATATATTAATCGTAGTAAAAAAAATTGAAAATGTGGATGTATACGCTGATAAAATGCAATCAATAGGGTATGTCGCAAGAGCGGAAAACGGAATAGCTGGTAGAAGATACTTCCCTAAAGGCCTAGATAAAAGGACGCATCATGTACATATTTATCAACAGGGGCATGAGAATATTGAAAAGCATCTAAACTTTAAAGCATACTTACTCAATAACCCTGACATAGCAAAAGAATACGGTAATTTAAAAATTAAACTTGCCAATCAATATCCGGAAGATACACATCACTATCAGAAATCCAAAGAAGCTTTTGTCAATCGGCTTGTTGCTCAATCACTGAGATGA